In Calliopsis andreniformis isolate RMS-2024a chromosome 9, iyCalAndr_principal, whole genome shotgun sequence, the genomic window caattattattttaaataataattttctttGGTATTATATTACATGTTAGAAATaacttattgttttttatgtataTTAATGTATCTATCTGTGTACACTAcattatatatttcttttttattgtagATGCGATTGCAAGTGCAGAGAATGTTAGAGTAGCTCCATCACTGAGGAGTCAGAAAGGTATGTGAAAAgtaaatttcattaatttctaTTAATGAACACTAACATGGTGAAAGTTGTacaatgtaataataataaaaaatatcctctaatgtaaataaaattattttctcatatacatatatgtggtctttattacataatattcaatattaatCATTCAAATATGATAGCACTATAATTTAATGTAAATCAGTGTTTCGTAGTAATAGTCTTACAACAAATACCTAGGGTGTTTTAAAACTATaagtataaaaaaatgttaactCTTGTGCTCTTGTTAATGAATATTTTATCTATGTATCATtgtgaaatgaatatttatcaTGATTATATTTGACTAATGTTATACTAATGGTGCTGAGATTAGCATTAGAAATATAGTTCTGAAATACCCTATAAATAAGATATTGACTTTTGCCCTgcgtaaaatttaaaaatgataTTTAGGTGCAATATGGGTCAAGGAGCCAGTCAACTTTGATTGGTGGGAAGTTGAATTGATATTTAGGATAACAGGAAGGGGAAGAATTGGAGCAGATGGTTTAGCATTTTGGTATACCAGTTCGAAAGGTTCCTATAATGGCACTGTTTTTGGTAGCTCTGATCAGTGGAATGGTCTTGGAATCTTCTTTGATTCATTTGACAacgacaataaacataataacccctACATTATGGCTGTACTCAATGATGGCACAAAAACCTTCGACCATACAAAGTGAATTATATCTCTTACTactttttttataatattcattaaaaattccatcaaatgaccttttctttttaattttaatgcaGTGATGGAACAGTACAATTATCTGCGGGTTGTTTGAGAGATTTCCGTAATAAGCCATTTGCAACAAGAGCAAAAATTGAATACTATCAAAATACATTAACAGTAGGTATACCTATACATCTATAATATTGATCTATCTATTAtacattttaatttattttttaatttttaactatAGGTATTGTTCCATAATGGTATGACAAATAATGAGCAAGATTATGAAATGTGTTTCCGAGTTGAAAATGTTGTTCTACCACAAAGAGGATATTTTGGTGTTTCTGCTGCTACTGGTACGTATCAATAAGAAAAACATGAGATTATCAATTGCCGAAATTATAATTACTTTATAATATTGTGTTTAAGGTGGTTTGGCTGATGATCACGACGTTTCTCATTTCCTAACACATTCTCTATATCCTCCTGGACAATTGAGGTCAGATGCACAGAAAGTTTCCTTGGAAGAACAACAAAAACTTAGTCAAGAGTATTTGGATTACCAAAGAAAATTAGAGCAACAAAAAGAGGAGTACCGCAGGTAAAAAATTTTAgaagtttaaaattttgttgCCTTTGAAGCATTCgtatctaaaataatataattcGATAGAGATCATCCGGACGATCATCTTGAAAAGGAAGAATTCGAGCAATTCTTCGAAACCGATAATCAGAGAGAGTTACGACAAATCTTTTCTGGCCAAAGTCAAATGTTTGATGCATTACGCGAGCTTAATAGGAAATTAGACGAGATAGTTGGAAGGCAAGAAAGATCTTTAAGTTTAATATCTCAGCTTCAATTAGGAGGTAATCTAGGCGTGAATACTTTTCAAGATAAGTCAAAGTTATTTGCAAACAATTCATGTACATTGTTTATGAAGGTATACAGGCGGCAGGAGGTcaaccaggacaaccaggacaacaAATTCAATTGATCGACACTATACGTCGACAAGAAGTTGACACTCTACTAGGCAATCAAAATGTTATAATAAATACAGCTAGAGAAATTAAATCATTTGTAAATGAAGTATATTCCAAGACTGATACTATTCTAAACAATCAGGCTCGTGCTCCAACAGCTCAGGTATTATTTTGTATCTAACATCATGAATATTTTACTAACACATCTTACTAAGAGACATTTTTGCAGGTGCAACAAATGGGATACGATTACCATTCTCTTGTATCTGAAATGCGAGACGGACTTAACACTCTAAAGAGAGATATCGGACAAATCAGCACTAAATCAAACACCGGAGGCATTGAGTGTCCTACAACGAATTGTTTAACAACAACAATGTTCTTACTTTTTATAGCAATACAAATGATCATTTTGTTAGCATACAGTATGTACCGGTAAGTATTTACTTTTCATTCACTACTTATGTGAAGAAACATATTGGTAATGGGTTAATTAATTTTCTGTCGCTTCTTTTTGTAGGGACAATAAAGAAGCACAGGtgaagaaattatattaatatctgTTCTTGATCCTACGGGAACAAAAGTCAGCAGTACAGAAATAAATTTCTATCTTCGCGTACTTATATCGTTCATCATTTGTTAATCGTATCTGTGAGACATGCATTTCGTTAAACATTTGTATAATAAATGCATTCTTCATTGGAGACAGACCTAACAAAATGGCGGAGAGCAATCAGCGCTCTCTTGGTAAAAGTAATTACATACTTGATTAATGCTCAGCTTAATGTGGTTCAACTATTCTAACAATTTTCTTTACGTAATATAATATTCCTTGTTATTATGTACCATAGACACAAACACAAGCATGACAGAAAATATGCGCGAAATTAATCGAAAAATCGATCACTGAATATACTCGGTGACTGCGAAACAAATTTATTGCGATATACTTAGAGGGTtgtgtataatatatatttttttatcgtcAATCATTGACAATGTTCCGCGCTACGCGCACacctttttttttttgctaGTTTCGTCTATAATacactttttttttttacttagtAATTTTTTGATAGTGTTACACAAGACGTATTGTATAAATGTTTATACGATTTTTGTATTCGGAGATTGGCATATCGAAAAAAGAAAATACGGCTGAGACATTTCTGTCTGGACAGATTTGATCATTCTTATCAATTGTCTAAGATTACATTTATCGATCTGGTACTACATTCCCTTAGGCAAATGACTGTATAGTTAAGCTCTCCATTTTTAACATGACGGAATATTTAATGAGATGTAAAATAAGAAGCCATTGATACGGTTCTATCGAATTCAAATCACGATACTTTATAAACCGCGTATTCCTCGTACCATTTGTGAAAGTGACGTCGAACAATCATAACGTCCTTAAAACTATAAAAAGAGCAAAAGAAAGAAATTTTGTTAAGCGAATACGTACTTTGTAAGCGCATGAACGGTGTATCGAGTAGCAGACGTAGAAAGGAGGAACTCCGATTATCCGCAAGCTCGGTATTCCTGTCAACCTTATTGCATTTGTAAACGTTTATCGGAGATTGTAAATGTATAATGAGATATATCTGATAATAAAAAATACTAATTAAAAACACACTGAACGATTCACGATTCACTGAACACCACGCATGGAGGGTAACTTTCGCGAAACTGCGAGAATCGCAATTGCCAAATATCTCGAGATCTATCTCGAAATTATCGAAATCGTAGAACGATATTTCAGTTGAAATCTAACATAGTCGATGACATAGTTTCTGAAGTACAATGTAGTGATTTAAacgttaaataattttattattttatattctttttgtattttaacaattttatatgtaaatataatattttcgtTAATATGGTGTCACAGGAACAATTGAAGGCTTTAAATTGAAGAGTAAAGAACTGCAAAAGGTACGTGATTTCTTTTAGAGGCTAGAGATACATATTACAATGAAATCATTTTGTGAATATAAAGTAAATTACATGAAAGGTCGATTTTTCTATTGCTTCTTACGTTTATTAAAAAAGTGGACATGAGATTAATATTATAACATTTTATGATTGTTATATGGTGTCATATTACTGCTATATTTTATTCCAATACTAAAGGGAAAAGCGCGCCAATTTCTACTTTTTTGAAATGGAGTGATAGAGAACTTCCTGACTTCCGATTGTATTAATTTAAGTGTTTCGTTGTCAGATTGTTTTCAGAAGAATGCAacacaaaattattttatttaaataaatactttCTGGAGTATTATGAGGTTAAATAAAATTGATGACTAATTAGAAACATATAATTTAGATTACGTTTATcagcataaaaataataaaagcgaTTCGTAGAGATATACCAATTATGAGTTACGTAGAATTTTCTGTTTAACAATGTAATAAGCTTAACTAAATTGATATGAGTAAATTTATAGAATATTAGTAAAAGTTCCATTATATTTCAATCGCGATTAAATAGTTCTTCAAAATTGACCTAATTTTTAATATGAAATATCGTACGAGAGAAgtggaaatttttaatttatgaagAAGAATGGCAATCCTCTCACATGTTTTAGTGACCGTGCAGCATAAATTTTAGGCCACGGCAATTGAGATTTATAAGCTCGGATGTCCTATTTCTTACACATTTGAGGACACCCGTGCAGTTTGTAACAATCAGGGTTAAACGAGGCGAGTGAGAGAGAACAGGTCACAGTTAAATCTTGCGAATAATTCAATAACGTTGAAGTGGTGTTTCCGTAAAATGAAAGGAAGGAAATGATGCGTGCCTGCAATGCGACAGATCTCGTACTCTCATGCACTATTAGACAAGTAGATATACAATCTTTTGTAGAAAACAGTAATTTTCCAGGACTTTCTTCTTTCTTAACCAAAATGAGGGCATACCTAACTAAAAATAGCCAATTATCTATAGTATTCTTCAATTATTGTCTTCTTTGGTGCACAGTAACATCGTAATACAATCGTACTAAAATCTTCACGCAGTGGCCTCTCATTAGCAAAACACAACCcccattatttcatttaaaaaatcacAATCGTTATCAGATCAAAGTTGTTTTAAATTCCTTTAAGTTACCATCCAGACAAATACACTCCATTACCTTTACCTCTTATCATCCTCTtgtaaaataaagaataaaacaATTGCAACTTTTTTCTTCGAAGGGTGAACCTTGGTAACAAAACTAGCATTGCAGTCCTGAAACATTCGACGCAGTAGACGTTATACGTTCAATGAAATGCTATAAggggtacaataaaaattggaaATTCGGCGTATTTTACGTCAGGCGTCCATTTCTGGGAAGGTTTCTGCCCCACCAGGGGTGAACCAGCCCCTTTGGCGAAAACGCGACCAATAAGAGCGGCTGTGTAGTGGCGCAGAATCCCCGGATTTCAACCCTTGTTGCGGCAACCACCCTCGATTGGCGCGGCACGTACCAATCAGAAGCTGCCTATTATTGATCCCCGAGGGTGAATTGTTGAAACTTTTTTATTGGCAAAGTTGTAAAGTGTTTTATGGCCGACGCAGAACTACCGTCGACGCAACGCGATGGCCATGAGTTATTAAAATTGCTTGGGACGCTTCGATGCTCCCGCGAATTAATGGAGAGAATTCGCTGATATGACCGACGCAATGGTATGGTTATTATCAATTCCTATCTCGCGACGCTTTTGTGGATTTAAGTTTTCGTATAGTGTAGTTTAACAAACGCAATTTTTGTTTTGACTTGAACCTAAGTGCTGGTTCCACGAAACCACTCCTTTTACAGGAAGTTTGTTTTGTTGAGAAATGGTTCCTTGAATtgtcgtattttattttatcgttGTTTATAGAGAGCTCTCTACTATATTATTTTACTACTCAGTAGATATAGTTTGCAAGTAGAAAatctaataaatagaatagctggggaaaGAATACTAGATTTGTCATTTTTATTGACAAAATCAGAATTTTTTACTATCATCTTATCATTGTTACGACTTGAATTATCGTGGGGACTATAAGATAAATCTACAGTGAGCCCACTTAAATACCACTGCTTTGTAGAGTAAATATTACTAGATATGTTTTATCAGCAGAATTTGTGCCCCTACTTCATCTACTTGATGTCTCGTTATGAAAgatattttatgtttacgtaAGCCTAGATTGTTATCATAACGAAGAGAATATTTATCGGAAGGGTGAAAGATGGAAAACCAGATCCCCTTAAAATAACAATTTAGGAAAAAATTAACACCACTTTACTGCGTAAGCAAAAATTAGAGCAACCCCTGCTTTAACATGGCGCGCAATTCCCATTAGCATGAGAAACTCTACAAAAACTGCGTAGGGGAAAACGAAGGTATCTCAAGCATTTCTGTAAGAATAATAAAATCTGTTTACCAAAAAAACCCTTGTGAAAACCTCTCGtggaaatagaaaataataacACAAAAAATTCTTGTGAGGGCACAAAACCAAAGAACACTAAGAACCTAGCCATACAGATACGTAGTCAGTCGAGCAAGCAAGTGGATTGATGCAGTAATAACAGTAGAGACACGGAAGCGCAGTATAGCCtcatttaaatttcatttttccGTCGTCTAGGAGACCCTGTCACGTGAGTCGCTTCAATAAATCAGAAACTTGCCTCTGCGTGTCCAATCATCGATAGTGCGACTTGTTCGAGCGAATGCACTCCCGTGTACCGGCTGTGACAAATCGAAATACATTCTATCCGCGCGTGTACATCTGCAAGGGTGGAGGTGGTTATCTTCTAATAGATTCATATAGATATAGGAAGGGGCGGTGGTGTAAATGTGGACCAATACCCGCTGAGCGCGATTTATGTAACCGTCTCTGACGCAGGAAGATGATTTAGGATCGGCGGGGACGTAATTCCACGAGCGATTTGGTTGATCGAATTGCCGAAACGTGTACATCGATTCGATTGATTAAAAGGTTGCCACAAAGCTTTTGGGGTGACCCGATTGGAAGTCGCAGTCGAGTTCGAGTTTCGTCGGGAACGTGTTCTCGTGCTGGGACCGAGTCCCTACGATGAACCCCTACTTTATTCATATACCAATCGGTTTGGTTGGATATGCAATCGTTCTGCTTCATATGGAACGATTATCATAAAATTTATTCGGACAAGGGTATGTGAGATTACTTTTATTAAGCTTAATCGGTAAAGTTAAGAATTCCAATAATAATTCAATATTCTACTGTAAAAACTAAGTTTAAGgtttttcaatttctttttttatttttatttccaatTTTCATAGATCTGTAGATAGTTCTTGCATAAAGATTCTTTCGAAGGTCTCTAGCTTTCCAGCTGACATCATTGCCCATGCTACTCAATGACACTGCGATTCCTTCTCCACCCTCAGGAGAAAAAACTATTCCTATAGTAAAGACAAAAAGTTGATCTCCCTTAGAGCTCGACAGAACACTCGTCAAGGTTCAGCGCCCAAGGAACAATAGAAATTTATTGTGCAAAAGGAGCGCCACGAATGATGACATTTATAATCTTTCGCGAGGAGCATAGATCAACGATGTTTTTGCTCGACTTACAGGGGTGTCTCCCGACGCTGAATtcgattttaattattattaattatcttCCATCGTTGAAATCGTCTGTTCCTCTTTTCTAACTCTCTACTGTTCGTCATTGCTAATTAGTTTTTAATTCCAAGGAATTATTTCTAACAATTGTCCTATTCATCATTTACAATAATACCGCTGAACAAATTTTAGTAACCTCACCTTGGATAACCTTGAAAAATTACAAATTGACTTAGGAAACTTCTAGATCAGTTAAAAGTCCAATTATCTGACTAAAGTTAACCCTCTACCGAAATTCTGTTACAGGGGATGATCGGCCAAAGTGGAAATGCGCCTACTGGAAAAGAAGACACGGAAAAAAGTAACGATCACTTAAGGAAAGAGTATCGAGGCACTTAAGCGGTAATCTGTCGACGAGTGTGCTCTTTATTTGGCTCTATCAAGGGTGCGTGTGTGTACACTGGCGAGCAACCCTTGTGGGGCGTATCCTGTGCAGCTCACCGCAAGGGTAAGTAACTTTTGTCTCTCTTCGGCGATCAATCCTCCCGTCGGGGTGCTTTCACGAGAATTTTCGGCGCACGATGGACGCAGGCCACTCGGAATGGTCAGTTTCTGTGGTTTCTGGATATTTATGGGGTGCAGAAACTGCCGAGGGATAGACGTCACTGCGGCCCCGGCTATATATCGTACAAATTGGACGCGGAACTCGTGAAAATGTGAACCAATGGCGTGATTGAATTTCCGCTATTCGTCTAGTCTCTGTCTATCGTGTGTTTGAATGCTCGTTGGCTTAATGTATTCGGAAAAGTGCGCAGGTGTTCTTGTCTTGCGCTTCGAGTGGGCGCCTGAAGTTACTAGTTGATAATTATCATGTTGCAATCGATGCAAATGGCTGAGTAGAAATGTCTGAGATGTGGGCGGAAAGTGAAAATGATTGTTAAAGGAGTTTTAGATTCAATCTGATTATTTCGACGAGTTTGTATTAGTAAATTCATAGCGAGTTTATAGCAGGACAGAATCCTGTTCCTTGAATTAATAGTCAGTAGATAAGAAATGTAGTTTTGTACTGAAGAATTTATTATAAGTTGTATGAACTTCTTGCCCATGTACTGTAGAAAGTTAACGATGTACTTTCAAAGTTAAGAGTAACAATAGAATTCAaacttaaaaatttgagaatttgaatattcgaaaatttgaaaatttgaatatttgaaaatttgaaaatttaaatattcgaaaatttgaatattcgaaaatttgaatatttgaaaatttgaatattcgaaaatttgaaaatttgtacgtTTAAAGTTTGTGTGATTTTTATAATTGAATTATTATAATTCCTTTTACTTTAAGGGATCGTATAAATTCGATAAAAAATATGAAGGCCTGGATCGTAAATCGTGCGACGAATTAAATCTGATCGTATATGTTACGTTACGGTGCACGGTACACGAGCACTTGTAATTTAATATTCGCACCCCCGTGAACGCATTCATTACTTAAGTCCACACCCGGTACAGTACATCCCTTTGCTCGTATATCCATGATCATTCTACCAGGACTAATGCACCGTGTGGCCAAATGTTCGATGCGATTTAAATGCTCGGGGGTATTTAAGTACCCCGTGTACAGTAGTTAACACCCCCGATATGGCTTGCGATGAAAGCTCCCTTGCCTACAACGCCCCTGGAGGCTTGTTACCTGAATTTTATCACTCTGTCTGCGTCTGTCACGATTTTCCACatttatttcaaa contains:
- the Ergic53 gene encoding lectin, mannose binding protein ergic53, which produces MKMAAEAGWLLIFHVFFVINAVLGEIPHRKFEYQYSFKPPYLAQKDGSVPFWEYGGNAIASAENVRVAPSLRSQKGAIWVKEPVNFDWWEVELIFRITGRGRIGADGLAFWYTSSKGSYNGTVFGSSDQWNGLGIFFDSFDNDNKHNNPYIMAVLNDGTKTFDHTNDGTVQLSAGCLRDFRNKPFATRAKIEYYQNTLTVLFHNGMTNNEQDYEMCFRVENVVLPQRGYFGVSAATGGLADDHDVSHFLTHSLYPPGQLRSDAQKVSLEEQQKLSQEYLDYQRKLEQQKEEYRRDHPDDHLEKEEFEQFFETDNQRELRQIFSGQSQMFDALRELNRKLDEIVGRQERSLSLISQLQLGGIQAAGGQPGQPGQQIQLIDTIRRQEVDTLLGNQNVIINTAREIKSFVNEVYSKTDTILNNQARAPTAQVQQMGYDYHSLVSEMRDGLNTLKRDIGQISTKSNTGGIECPTTNCLTTTMFLLFIAIQMIILLAYSMYRDNKEAQVKKLY